A section of the Mycolicibacterium anyangense genome encodes:
- a CDS encoding molybdopterin-containing oxidoreductase family protein, with protein sequence MSEPTEVFTNCRICGARCGLAVTVADNRVVRIGPDKQNPCSWRDFCVKGRTAHQLVEHPRRITTPMRRVGDHYVATSYEEAWAEIGASLSSIISHDSPDAVGCYYGNPAGYDPGSLGALTQFMRALGSRSVYNWGSVDTNAKAVVCGEMFGVTMIPMIPDVDNCDCFLFIGTNPAESKLVWISSVPDGWRRVLTRVDEGADLIVVDPYRTQTAAAATQHLAVAPGQDWALLLGIVKVIIEQGLHDAEACAAEVGFDAIEKLVARADLDDLARRAGLTVAVIENVAVRFATARSAIALTRTGVSQTSRGTLALWLTEVLTVITGNWDIRGGRHFQRGAITPKLPAYDHNPPLSRIAGRPAIEGCFSIAELPGEIRTPGPGQLRGLFIQSGNPVVAGPQGEQLDAALAELELLVAVDIVQRESHRHAHWLIPGTHWLERDEFAPFASMTTDVPFVQFTPHAVDPPDSILPETDFFHGLGVAMGLPGYLAGQPFSLMDACRAAFERAGHATWQELLDHPHGMVVGPREYGNAHAMLRTPDHRINLAPSRFVDELRRQLATEPSAAPAGLALQLGNRRRLSSMNSFLNELPGPRKIVASNRAELHHDDAARLGIVDGDRVRVRSAVGSIELTAVVTDAPRPGVVVVEHGWGSRVFDPAGRAEPDVVGVNRNLLTAANEEDPLSLMSAFNETWVTVEPA encoded by the coding sequence ATGAGTGAACCCACTGAAGTCTTCACGAATTGCCGGATCTGTGGTGCGCGTTGCGGATTGGCGGTCACAGTCGCCGACAATCGCGTGGTCCGGATCGGTCCCGATAAACAGAATCCGTGCTCGTGGCGCGACTTCTGCGTCAAGGGACGAACAGCTCATCAACTCGTCGAGCATCCGCGACGTATCACAACCCCGATGCGCCGCGTGGGTGACCACTATGTCGCCACCAGCTACGAGGAGGCCTGGGCCGAGATCGGTGCGTCGTTGTCGAGCATCATCAGCCACGACTCCCCCGACGCGGTGGGCTGCTATTACGGCAACCCGGCAGGTTATGACCCAGGTTCGCTGGGCGCCCTTACCCAATTCATGCGGGCGCTGGGCAGTCGCAGCGTGTACAACTGGGGCTCGGTCGACACCAACGCCAAAGCGGTCGTGTGTGGCGAAATGTTCGGCGTGACCATGATTCCGATGATTCCCGACGTCGACAACTGCGACTGCTTTCTGTTCATCGGAACCAATCCCGCCGAGAGCAAGCTGGTGTGGATCAGCTCGGTCCCGGACGGCTGGCGCCGAGTGCTCACTCGCGTCGACGAGGGCGCCGATCTCATTGTGGTCGACCCGTACCGAACCCAGACCGCGGCGGCCGCCACCCAGCACCTGGCCGTGGCACCGGGACAGGACTGGGCACTGCTGCTCGGCATCGTCAAGGTGATCATCGAGCAGGGTCTACACGATGCCGAAGCGTGTGCGGCCGAGGTCGGCTTCGATGCCATCGAAAAACTCGTTGCTCGCGCCGATCTCGACGATCTGGCACGGCGCGCTGGGCTGACTGTTGCCGTTATCGAGAACGTCGCAGTGCGGTTCGCCACCGCCCGCAGTGCGATCGCCCTCACCCGTACCGGAGTGTCCCAAACCAGTCGCGGCACACTGGCACTCTGGCTGACCGAAGTTCTGACAGTCATCACCGGTAACTGGGACATCCGCGGTGGCCGCCACTTCCAACGCGGCGCGATCACTCCCAAACTTCCGGCCTACGATCACAATCCCCCGCTGTCACGGATTGCCGGCCGTCCCGCCATCGAAGGTTGTTTCTCCATTGCCGAACTTCCGGGTGAGATCCGCACTCCCGGTCCTGGCCAGTTGCGCGGGCTGTTCATCCAGAGCGGAAACCCGGTAGTGGCCGGCCCGCAAGGTGAGCAACTCGACGCGGCACTCGCCGAGCTGGAGTTGCTGGTGGCCGTCGACATCGTGCAGCGGGAGAGTCACCGACATGCGCACTGGTTGATCCCCGGCACGCACTGGCTGGAGCGCGACGAGTTCGCCCCGTTCGCGTCCATGACCACCGATGTCCCCTTCGTCCAGTTCACCCCGCACGCCGTTGATCCGCCCGATTCGATCCTGCCGGAGACCGACTTCTTCCACGGCCTGGGAGTAGCAATGGGATTGCCCGGTTACCTAGCCGGACAGCCATTCTCGTTGATGGATGCTTGCCGGGCCGCCTTCGAGCGGGCTGGTCACGCCACCTGGCAGGAACTCCTTGACCATCCACACGGCATGGTCGTGGGCCCCCGCGAGTACGGGAACGCGCACGCAATGCTGCGCACCCCGGATCACCGGATCAATCTGGCACCGTCGCGGTTCGTCGACGAGCTGCGTCGGCAGTTGGCCACCGAGCCCTCCGCTGCGCCGGCCGGCCTGGCACTGCAATTGGGAAACCGCCGTCGACTCAGTTCGATGAACTCATTCCTGAACGAACTGCCCGGCCCGCGCAAGATCGTCGCAAGCAATCGCGCCGAGTTGCATCACGACGATGCCGCTCGTCTCGGTATCGTCGATGGCGACCGCGTGCGAGTCCGGTCTGCAGTGGGATCTATCGAGTTGACTGCCGTGGTCACCGATGCTCCTCGCCCGGGAGTTGTTGTCGTCGAACATGGCTGGGGATCAAGGGTGTTTGACCCGGCGGGACGAGCCGAGCCCGACGTGGTCGGAGTGAATCGCAATCTCTTGACCGCCGCCAACGAGGAAGACCCGTTGTCGCTGATGTCCGCGTTCAACGAGACCTGGGTAACTGTCGAGCCGGCCTGA
- a CDS encoding GMC family oxidoreductase: protein MAQFDYVIVGAGSAGCVLANRLSADPRNRVLLIEAGAKDRNPLIRIPKGFGKLVGHPTLAWHFPVRPIGPSRLVEQWTRGRMLGGSSAINGMVYNRGNAADYDAMVELGNPQWGWADILPIYRQMENHELGPGELRGVGGPLDVSVDNDVPELCWQFIDSASRLGMAATRDLNESDAPRVGPATRTIKNGRRVSAAWAFLRPIRDRANLTVLTDTTITRVEFEGDKAVGVSGRNKSGPVTFTATEVILSLGSIATPKLLQQSGIGPAEVLRDAGVEVRVDSPNVGQRMREHRCVAVQYRLSRDIGYNRDLATPFAQAKSGARYLLTHKGPMATSAYDVLGFFKTNPDLQRPDAQLLMAPFSAKPFEPGEDVGVEHAPGIQAIGFILRPDSEGFVNITSSDPDSELDINPNFFDTEHDRRIASGLFRTLRNIFEQSPIADEIVAETRPGIDVTTDDAIIDAALDQGYCGYHAIGTCAMGPADSDVVDSQLRVRGVHDLRIMDCSVMPTMVSGNLNGPAMAMAWRAADLILAER, encoded by the coding sequence ATGGCACAATTCGACTATGTGATCGTCGGCGCGGGTTCGGCCGGCTGCGTGCTCGCAAATCGGCTCAGCGCCGACCCGCGCAATCGGGTTCTGCTGATCGAAGCCGGCGCCAAGGACCGCAATCCACTGATCCGCATCCCCAAGGGCTTCGGCAAGCTCGTGGGACACCCCACCCTGGCGTGGCACTTCCCGGTCCGTCCCATCGGTCCGTCCCGACTGGTGGAGCAGTGGACCCGCGGACGCATGCTCGGCGGGTCCAGTGCGATCAACGGCATGGTCTACAACCGCGGAAACGCCGCCGACTACGACGCGATGGTCGAGTTGGGCAACCCGCAATGGGGCTGGGCCGACATCCTGCCGATCTATCGACAGATGGAGAATCACGAACTCGGCCCCGGTGAGTTGCGCGGCGTCGGCGGCCCTCTGGACGTGTCGGTCGACAACGACGTGCCCGAACTCTGCTGGCAATTCATCGACTCGGCCAGCCGACTCGGCATGGCGGCGACACGTGACCTCAATGAATCCGACGCCCCCCGGGTCGGTCCGGCGACACGAACGATCAAGAACGGACGCCGGGTCAGCGCCGCCTGGGCCTTCCTGCGCCCCATTCGTGATCGGGCCAACTTGACGGTACTCACCGATACCACCATCACCAGAGTGGAATTCGAGGGCGATAAGGCTGTCGGAGTGTCGGGCCGCAACAAGTCCGGTCCGGTAACCTTCACCGCAACCGAGGTCATCCTCTCCCTCGGCAGCATTGCTACTCCAAAACTCCTGCAACAGTCGGGCATCGGCCCGGCAGAGGTGCTGCGAGACGCCGGTGTCGAAGTACGCGTCGACAGTCCCAATGTCGGCCAACGCATGCGGGAGCATCGTTGCGTTGCCGTTCAATACCGACTCTCCCGCGATATCGGTTACAACCGCGATCTCGCCACTCCCTTCGCACAGGCCAAGAGCGGAGCCCGCTACCTACTCACCCACAAGGGACCGATGGCCACCTCGGCCTACGACGTACTCGGGTTCTTCAAGACCAACCCCGATCTGCAGCGGCCCGACGCCCAGCTGCTGATGGCCCCGTTCTCGGCCAAACCGTTCGAACCCGGCGAAGACGTCGGCGTGGAACACGCGCCCGGAATTCAGGCAATCGGCTTCATCCTGCGCCCAGACAGCGAAGGGTTCGTCAACATCACCTCGTCAGACCCGGACTCGGAGTTGGACATCAACCCGAATTTCTTTGATACCGAACATGACCGACGGATCGCATCAGGACTGTTCCGCACGTTGCGCAACATCTTCGAGCAATCTCCGATCGCCGACGAGATCGTCGCCGAGACGCGTCCGGGAATCGATGTCACCACTGACGACGCCATCATTGACGCCGCACTCGATCAGGGCTATTGCGGCTACCACGCGATCGGCACCTGCGCCATGGGCCCCGCCGACTCCGATGTGGTGGACTCCCAGCTCCGAGTGCGCGGGGTGCATGACCTGCGCATCATGGACTGCTCGGTGATGCCGACGATGGTTTCGGGCAACCTCAACGGTCCAGCCATGGCGATGGCCTGGCGAGCGGCCGACCTCATTCTCGCGGAACGGTGA
- a CDS encoding thiolase family protein, giving the protein MASGTPKASIIAAARTAIGTARRGTLANMPADELAKPVVQAVVERSGVDAADVDDFVLAEVLQGGGDTARHIAVDLGMTAVPGIAVNRQCASSLSAIAFGAGDIAAGMNRVVLAGGMESISTSPLLRKRRPFTTGKSAEDYEPWFPNSHRPTADAPAVDMSITVAHNCAVEYGISRQEQDEWSLRSHQRAVKAIDSGSFLDEIIPISVPQADGSAAMFSIDEHPRRDSSIEILSGLKVLHPEIEGFTVTAGNSSGINDAAAVVALAAPGTTSDPLASVLSWAAAGVEPKRTGSGPIYAIPKALERAGRTLSDVALFEINEAFAAQAIACTRQLGLDEELVNVYGSGISLGHPIAASGARMVTSAIYELRRRGGGIGVLSMCAGGGMGFALVIEVA; this is encoded by the coding sequence ATGGCATCGGGAACACCCAAGGCGTCCATCATCGCAGCCGCCCGCACCGCGATCGGCACCGCACGGCGCGGAACGCTGGCGAATATGCCGGCTGACGAGCTTGCCAAACCGGTGGTCCAAGCCGTTGTCGAGCGCTCGGGGGTCGATGCGGCTGATGTCGACGATTTCGTACTGGCCGAGGTACTCCAGGGCGGCGGCGATACCGCCCGGCACATCGCCGTCGATCTGGGGATGACTGCCGTGCCCGGTATCGCGGTCAACCGTCAGTGCGCATCGAGCCTGTCGGCGATCGCCTTCGGCGCCGGTGACATTGCCGCCGGGATGAATCGTGTGGTGCTGGCCGGCGGCATGGAATCCATCTCGACAAGCCCGCTGCTGCGTAAGCGACGGCCCTTCACCACCGGCAAATCCGCCGAGGACTACGAACCCTGGTTCCCGAACTCGCATCGCCCGACCGCGGATGCACCTGCGGTGGACATGTCGATCACCGTGGCCCACAACTGTGCCGTGGAGTACGGCATCTCCCGCCAGGAGCAGGACGAGTGGTCGTTGCGCAGTCACCAACGCGCCGTCAAGGCTATCGATTCGGGTTCATTCCTCGACGAGATCATCCCGATCTCGGTGCCCCAGGCCGACGGTTCCGCGGCGATGTTCAGCATCGACGAGCATCCGCGGCGAGACAGTTCCATCGAGATTCTCAGCGGTTTGAAGGTGCTGCACCCCGAGATCGAGGGCTTCACCGTTACAGCCGGCAACTCCTCAGGGATCAATGACGCTGCGGCGGTGGTGGCCCTGGCCGCGCCGGGAACCACCTCCGATCCGCTGGCGTCGGTGCTGTCCTGGGCCGCGGCCGGCGTCGAGCCGAAGCGCACCGGTAGCGGCCCGATCTACGCCATCCCCAAGGCGCTCGAACGCGCCGGGCGCACGCTGAGCGATGTCGCGCTGTTCGAGATCAACGAGGCATTCGCCGCGCAGGCGATCGCCTGCACCCGCCAATTGGGCCTCGATGAGGAGCTGGTCAACGTGTATGGCTCCGGTATCAGCCTTGGGCATCCGATTGCCGCGTCCGGTGCCCGCATGGTCACCTCGGCCATCTACGAACTGCGCCGGCGGGGCGGCGGAATCGGCGTGCTGTCGATGTGCGCGGGTGGCGGAATGGGTTTCGCACTCGTCATCGAAGTCGCCTGA
- a CDS encoding LLM class flavin-dependent oxidoreductase encodes MVEATGAAGPQSRPISVGVYFDLRNPQQWRQDPARLYGFTLEACEEAERLGADSIWFSEHHLFDDDYLASPLTFAAAAAARTTRVRLGTAIVIAPLHHPAELAEQCAVVDLVSNGRLDLGLGTGYRVPEFDLYDTTLERKYGRTDGTARRLRELWGPGGVRPAPVQDPPPIWMGYQGPKGARRAGLLGEGLLSSDGALWEPYSSGLAEAGHPVESGRMAGALQAWASEDPERDWAVVSEHLAHQLNSYRAHMVEGTDAPTPKPVDVNRLVNSDRPGPLGSFTYGTPEFVVDAARGKIGSAPVETVFFWASVGGMSEEMVMRNINTICTRVKPLLAGAEAVAR; translated from the coding sequence ATGGTGGAGGCGACAGGAGCTGCGGGGCCGCAGTCCCGGCCGATCAGCGTCGGTGTCTACTTCGATCTGCGTAATCCCCAACAGTGGCGACAGGACCCGGCTCGGCTGTACGGCTTCACGCTGGAAGCCTGTGAAGAGGCCGAGCGTCTCGGTGCCGATTCGATCTGGTTTTCCGAGCACCATCTTTTCGATGACGACTACCTGGCCAGTCCACTGACTTTCGCGGCGGCGGCCGCAGCGCGGACGACCAGGGTGCGCCTGGGTACTGCCATTGTCATCGCGCCATTGCACCACCCTGCTGAACTGGCTGAGCAGTGTGCGGTGGTCGACCTGGTGTCCAATGGACGACTCGACCTGGGCCTTGGAACCGGATACCGCGTACCGGAGTTCGACCTCTACGACACGACTTTGGAACGCAAGTACGGACGCACCGATGGCACCGCACGGCGGCTGCGCGAACTGTGGGGGCCGGGTGGGGTGCGACCCGCTCCCGTTCAAGATCCGCCCCCGATCTGGATGGGGTACCAAGGGCCCAAGGGTGCCCGGCGGGCGGGGCTGCTGGGTGAAGGCCTCTTGAGTTCCGACGGGGCGCTGTGGGAACCGTATTCGTCCGGGCTGGCGGAGGCCGGACACCCGGTGGAATCCGGCCGAATGGCGGGCGCGCTGCAGGCGTGGGCTTCCGAGGATCCCGAACGAGACTGGGCCGTGGTGTCCGAGCATCTGGCTCACCAGTTGAACTCCTACCGCGCGCACATGGTGGAAGGCACCGATGCTCCGACGCCCAAGCCGGTCGACGTGAACAGACTCGTCAACAGTGATCGCCCGGGACCGCTTGGCTCATTCACCTACGGCACGCCGGAGTTCGTGGTCGATGCGGCACGCGGGAAGATCGGATCGGCACCAGTCGAGACCGTCTTCTTCTGGGCGTCGGTCGGCGGCATGTCCGAAGAGATGGTGATGCGCAACATCAACACCATTTGCACCCGGGTGAAACCGCTGCTCGCTGGCGCCGAGGCGGTTGCCCGATGA